From Pseudomonas fluorescens, one genomic window encodes:
- the greB gene encoding transcription elongation factor GreB, giving the protein MSRYRPPRPAGTALITPEGEARMRAEFHELWHVRRPQVTQAVSEAAAQGDRSENAEYTYGKKMLREIDSRVRFLTKRLEALKVVSEKPSDPNKVYFGAWVTIEDEQGKESRYRIVGPDELDLKQGLISIDSPLARDLIGKALDAEVRVQTPEGEQFVYITAIDYP; this is encoded by the coding sequence ATGAGCCGTTACCGCCCTCCTCGTCCTGCCGGCACCGCCCTGATCACACCCGAAGGCGAAGCGCGGATGCGTGCCGAGTTCCATGAGCTCTGGCACGTGCGCCGGCCCCAGGTGACCCAGGCCGTCAGCGAAGCCGCAGCCCAGGGTGACCGCTCGGAAAATGCCGAATACACCTACGGCAAGAAGATGCTGCGCGAGATCGACAGCCGGGTGCGCTTTCTCACCAAGCGCCTGGAAGCGCTCAAAGTGGTCAGCGAAAAACCCAGCGACCCGAACAAAGTTTATTTCGGCGCTTGGGTGACCATCGAGGATGAACAGGGCAAGGAGTCACGCTATCGCATCGTTGGCCCGGACGAACTGGACCTCAAGCAAGGCCTGATCAGCATCGACTCACCGCTGGCGCGAGACTTGATTGGTAAAGCGCTGGATGCGGAAGTGCGGGTGCAGACACCGGAAGGCGAGCAGTTCGTCTACATCACCGCGATCGACTACCCCTGA